The following nucleotide sequence is from Caldalkalibacillus thermarum.
GTTTTGCTTGGACGGAGGCCCTCTGCCCGCCTCTTCAGGCCCTGAGAAAGGTGAGGGAAGAGATAGGGGTGCGCACGCTGCTCAATACGGTGGAAAAAATGCTGAACTTAGCCCAGGCCCAGGCTGCGATGGTCGGTGTTTTTCACAAAACGGTGGTGGAAACCAATGCCGCTGTCCTGCGGGCCATGGGTTACAAGCAAGCTTTTATCGTGCAAGGGGCGGAAGGTTCGGAAGACCTTCCTGTTCACCGCACCAGCTTCGTGTACAGGGTTGGGGAGGAAGGTATGGAGCGCCTGGAGCTCGATCCTGAAAGGTATGGCTTACACCACCGCAAAGATAAAGAGAAGGAAAAGCTGGACCTTGATCAGCAAGTGGAGCTGATCCGCCGTATTTTGCATGGAGAAGAAAGCGAAGAGCTGGCTTATTTCCGTGATCAGGTCCTATTCAATGCGGGCGTGCGTTATTACTTGTTTGGCCATCTTCCTTCCATTGAACAAGGTATTGAGCTGGCCCGCAGGCAATTGGCTGAGCAGCGGGGAGCGGAACGTTTGAGAATCTGGCAGGACCAGCAGACTGCGGCTCAAGTATAGCCTGTTACTAGTGAAAAATAAATTGGCAGTCGTAGCAATTAACAATAAACACCCAGGTGAGGAGGAATGTACAATGCAAGCGGCGGGAAAAGTGTATTTGGTAGGCGCAGGACCGGGAGATCCAGAATTGATTACGGTTAAGGGTGCTAAACTGCTTAAGGCGGCCGATGTGATTGTTTACGACCGTCTGGTGAATGTGGAATTGTTAAGCTATGCCCAGCCTGGAACGGAATTGATTTTTTGCGGAAAATCTCCCGAGCGGCATACCCTGCCCCAGGAAGAAATTAATAGAGTGTTGGTCTATTATGCCCGGCAAGGAAAAACAGTGGTGCGTTTAAAAGGCGGGGATCCCAGCATTTTTGGCCGCGTGGGTGAAGAAGCGGCGTATTGTGCCGAGCGTGGCATTCCCTTTGAGATTGTCCCTGGGATCACCTCCGGGGTGGCTGCTCCCGCCTATGCCGGCATTCCCCTCACTCACCGTGATCTCAGCTCCAGCGTGGCTATCGTCACCGGACACAAACGGGTGGATGGCCAGGGGGATCCCGTTCGTTGGGAGCAGCTGGCCACCAGTGTACAAACTTTGGTCATTTATATGGGAGTTGGAAACTTGCCCTATATACGTGACCAGCTGCTAAAATACGGCCGCCCAGCCGCCACCCCAGTGGCTTTGGTCCGCTGGGGAACATTGGCTAAACAGGAGACGCTGGTCGGTACCTTGGACAATATTGTTGAGAAGGTGCAAGAGGCCAAGTTTAAGTCTCCCGCCATTATTGTGGTCGGTGAAGTGGTCAGGTTGAGGGAGAAATTGGCTTGGTTTGAAGCCAAGCAGGCAGATGGTGAGGGAACAGAACAGAGGGGAAGCAGCCTGCCTGCGCTGAAAACAGTCGTTGTGTAAGTCGCCAGAGTGTATGCCTCGCATCACCGCAGAACTTACTATATGTACAGAAGCATTGTCCAGCAGGGGAAAAGGAGGGCTGAAAGGTGTCTGACACAGGTGTTTTGGTGCTGGCCCATGGCTCGAAAGACAACAGATGGGTGGCCGAAATTGACCGGGCCGTGCAAGCTTT
It contains:
- the cobA gene encoding uroporphyrinogen-III C-methyltransferase — its product is MQAAGKVYLVGAGPGDPELITVKGAKLLKAADVIVYDRLVNVELLSYAQPGTELIFCGKSPERHTLPQEEINRVLVYYARQGKTVVRLKGGDPSIFGRVGEEAAYCAERGIPFEIVPGITSGVAAPAYAGIPLTHRDLSSSVAIVTGHKRVDGQGDPVRWEQLATSVQTLVIYMGVGNLPYIRDQLLKYGRPAATPVALVRWGTLAKQETLVGTLDNIVEKVQEAKFKSPAIIVVGEVVRLREKLAWFEAKQADGEGTEQRGSSLPALKTVVV
- a CDS encoding anthranilate phosphoribosyltransferase, translating into MQQWIKEVARGKKGARDLSPDEALQAAQAIIEGQATDAQIAAFLVAERLKGESAGELLAFVQAFRRAAAAITLPASLREKLIDLAGPYNGRNTFAATIPVALLLADQGLPVFLHSSDALPPKKGTALKAILERLGIRVDQPASQVARALAEANIGFAWTEALCPPLQALRKVREEIGVRTLLNTVEKMLNLAQAQAAMVGVFHKTVVETNAAVLRAMGYKQAFIVQGAEGSEDLPVHRTSFVYRVGEEGMERLELDPERYGLHHRKDKEKEKLDLDQQVELIRRILHGEESEELAYFRDQVLFNAGVRYYLFGHLPSIEQGIELARRQLAEQRGAERLRIWQDQQTAAQV